A window of the Plasmodium vivax chromosome 12, whole genome shotgun sequence genome harbors these coding sequences:
- a CDS encoding vacuolar ATP synthase subunit G, putative (encoded by transcript PVX_116710A), whose protein sequence is MAQNKGSNQLIQQLLKAEEEADLVIKKAKDVRAKMLKEAETTATEELKIFRAKEKERLNKGHKEKTTAEDEAVTLIEQNTKEEIKKYKELFKKNKEQVAQFVFDKVFTVDLTIPDCTQKSL, encoded by the exons ATGGCACAAAACAAAGGGTCCAACCAGCTCATTCAGCAGCTGCTGAAGGCTGAGGAAGAAGCCGACTTGGTGATTAAAAAGGCCAAAGATG TGCGCGCCAAGATGTTGAAAGAGGCCGAAACGACAGCCACCGAAGAGTTGAAGATTTTCCGggcaaaggagaaggagcgCCTGAACAAGGGGCACAAGGAG AAAACCACCGCGGAAGACGAAGCCGTAACCCTAATTGAGCAGAACACcaaggaagaaataaaaaagtacaaggagctctttaaaaagaacaaagagCAAGTGGCCCAATTTGTGTTTGATAAAGTGTTCACCGTGGATTTGACCATTCCAGACTGCACCCAGAAGTCGCTTTAG
- a CDS encoding 60S ribosomal protein L23a, putative (encoded by transcript PVX_116700A), whose amino-acid sequence MDKKKQDSKNKKNAKNVKGNPKAAASGNDKLGKKKGADKEKKQLYKGKVKKSLGKQVGGKNQQVKKAAAEESKKKKKITTSIKFKRPKTLKLPKNPKCPKVIKSCYKKTLDKYGILKYPLTSEKAMKKIEEINTLVFICDKRADKKKITKSVKNLFGISCEKVNVLNRLNGDKKAYVRLSKDHDALEVANKIGIL is encoded by the exons atggataaaaaaaaacaggatagtaaaaacaaaaagaacgCCAAGAATGTAAAGGGCAACCCCAAGGCAGCAGCCAGCGGCAATGACAAGCTGGGCAAGAAGAAAGGAGCCgacaaggagaagaagcagctgTACAAGGGGAAGGTTAAGAAGAGCCTGGGCAAGCAGGTGGGCGGAAAGAACCAGCAGGTGAAGAAGGCCGCCGCAGAGGAGtccaagaagaagaagaaaatcacCACCTCCATCAAGTTTAAGCG acCCAAAACCCTGAAGTTGCCCAAAAACCCAAAGTGCCCCAAAGTCATCAAATCGTGCTACAAAAAGACGCTGGACAAGTATGGCATTTTGAAATACCCCCTGACGTCCGAAAAGGCCATGAAGAAGATTGAGGAAATCAACACCCTCGTTTTTATTTGCGACAAGAGGGCGGACAAGAAGAAGATCACCAAGTCCGTGAAGAACCTCTTCGGCATAAGCTGCGAGAAGGTCAACGTGCTGAACAG actCAACGGAGACAAGAAGGCATACGTGCGCCTGTCCAAGGACCACGACGCGTTGGAGGTAGCCAACAAGATAGGAATTCTATAA
- a CDS encoding N-acetyltransferase, putative (encoded by transcript PVX_116705A), producing MNNQSEEKVAQTDVVGTAAGKSSRISKTRRSIRKKGSRRRKDKGHAKHNNGELIRVVKNCKQNDSIFDFIDGSFRRYFLVKRGGGAGPQTGVGPGDHVDHADHADHADQGRAPPPFVFFQSVNAFELKKRQAGEAVFTTLLRMTKANMERLYNESNFLNRGWSDEKKWKELRSDRCKLILGFVQKHQPTEEETPSEEHPLTESLPTGSEANMSFLQRLQHSKGENEGKKDADDYLANLAEHSLVCFVHYRLTADYPPNEHTTICYLYEIQIVPEFTKMGIGKHLIGMLEALCKRIKVHKIVCTVLKSNVNAVSFYKTKCSFQVDESSPDNFASDDSEECEYEILKREVSS from the coding sequence atGAACAATCAAAGCGAAGAGAAAGTTGCCCAGACGGATGTGGTCGGAACGGCAGCGGGGAAGTCCTCCAGAATTAGCAAAACCAGGAGGAGCATCCGCAAGAAGGGGTCTCGCCGGAGAAAGGACAAGGGACATGCAAAGCACAACAATGGAGAGCTAATCAGAGTggtaaaaaattgcaagcAGAACGACAGCATCTTCGACTTTATCGATGGCAGTTTTAGGAGGTACTTTTTGGTGAAGCGGGGGGGTGGAGCGGGTCCACAAACGGGAGTGGGGCCAGGAGACCACGTAGACCACGCAGATCACGCAGATCACGCAGACCAAGGGAGGGCACCCCCCCCGTTTGTCTTCTTCCAATCCGTTAACGCCTTCGAACTGAAGAAGCGCCAAGCAGGCGAGGCCGTCTTCACAACGCTGCTTCGTATGACCAAGGCGAACATGGAGCGGCTCTACAACGAGAGTAACTTTTTAAATCGCGGATGGTCGGAtgagaagaagtggaaggagCTACGCAGCGACAGGTGCAAATTGATACTGGGGTTTGTCCAGAAACATCAGCCTACTGAAGAAGAGACCCCATCGGAGGAGCACCCCCTGACTGAGTCTCTGCCCACGGGGAGCGAAGCTAATATGTCCTTCCTCCAAAGGTTACAACACAGCAAAGGGGAGAATGAAGGTAAGAAGGATGCGGATGATTACCTAGCCAACCTGGCCGAACACTCTCTGGTCTGCTTCGTGCACTACAGACTGACGGCAGATTACCCACCCAATGAACACACAACCATCTGCTACCTCTACGAAATTCAGATCGTGCCAGAGTTCACCAAGATGGGGATAGGCAAGCACCTCATCGGTATGCTGGAGGCTCTGTGCAAACGAATCAAAGTGCACAAAATCGTGTGCACCGTTTTGAAGAGCAATGTCAATGCGGTGTCGTTTTATAAGACCAAGTGTTCCTTCCAGGTGGACGAGAGCTCGCCGGATAACTTCGCGTCGGACGACTCGGAGGAGTGCGAGTACGAGATATTGAAGCGGGAAGTAAGCAGCTAG
- a CDS encoding aspartic protease PM5 (encoded by transcript PVX_116695A) encodes MVGASLGPPGRGSLSRLIRLVICVLTLCALSVQGRSESTEGHSKDLLYKYKLYGDIDEYAYYFLDIDIGTPEQRISLILDTGSSSLSFPCAGCKNCGVHMENPFNLNNSKTSSILYCENEECPFKLNCVKGKCEYMQSYCEGSQISGFYFSDVVSVVSYNNERVTFRKLMGCHMHEESLFLYQQATGVLGMSLSKPQGIPTFVNLLFDNAPQLKQVFTICISENGGELIAGGYDPAYIVRRGGSKSVSGQGSGPVSESLSESGEDPQVALREAEKVVWENVTRKYYYYIKVRGLDMFGTNMMSSSKGLEMLVDSGSTFTHIPEDLYNKLNYFFDILCIQDMNNAYDVNKRLKMTNESFNNPLVQFDDFRKSLKSIIAKENMCVKIVDGVQCWKYLEGLPDLFVTLSNNYKMKWQPHSYLYKKESFWCKGIEKQVNNKPILGLTFFKNRQVIFDIQKNRIGFVDANCPSHPTHTRPRTYNEYKRKDNIFLKIPFFYLYSLFVVFALSVLLSLVFYVRRLYHMEYSPLPSEGKAPADA; translated from the coding sequence ATGGTCGGAGCGAGCTTGGGGCCCCCCGGTCGCGGCTCCCTCTCCCGTCTCATCCGTCTAGTCATCTGTGTGTTAACCCTATGTGCGTTGAGTGTACAGGGCAGAAGCGAGTCAACGGAGGGTCACAGCAAGGACCTCCTCTACAAGTACAAGCTGTATGGAGATATAGACGAATATGCCTACTACTTTCTAGATATTGATATAGGGACCCCGGAGCAAAGAATTTCCCTCATTTTGGACACGGGCTCATCCTCCTTGAGCTTCCCCTGTGCAGGATGCAAGAATTGTGGGGTTCATATGGAGAACCCCTTTAACCTTAATAACTCCAAAACGTCTTCCATTTTATATTGCGAAAATGAGGAGTGTCCTTTTAAGTTAAATTGTGTTAAGGGGAAATGTGAGTACATGCAGTCCTACTGTGAGGGTTCCCAAATTAGTGGGTTCTACTTTTCAGATGTAGTTAGTGTGGTGTCTTATAACAATGAGAGGGTTACTTTTAGGAAGCTGATGGGGTGCCACATGCACGAGGAGAGTCTGTTCCTGTACCAGCAGGCGACGGGCGTATTGGGGATGAGTCTTTCCAAACCGCAGGGAATCCCCACGTTCGTCAATTTGCTTTTCGACAACGCCCCGCAGCTGAAGCAGGTGTTTACCATTTGCATCTCCGAGAATGGGGGCGAGCTGATCGCGGGGGGGTACGACCCGGCGTATATCgtgcggagggggggaagcaagtCGGTAAGCGGGCAGGGAAGCGGACCGGTAAGCGAGTCGTTAAGCGAGTCGGGGGAGGACCCACAGGTGGCCCTCCGAGAGGCGGAAAAAGTCGTCTGGGAAAACGTGACGAGGAAGTACTACTACTACATCAAGGTGAGGGGGCTGGACATGTTCGGAACAAACATGATGAGCTCCAGCAAGGGGTTGGAGATGCTGGTGGATTCGGGGAGCACCTTCACTCACATCCCGGAGGACCTCTATAATAAGCtaaattacttttttgaCATTTTGTGCATCCAAGATATGAATAACGCGTATGATGTGAATAAGCGATTGAAGATGACGAACGAGTCGTTTAACAATCCGTTGGTCCAATTCGACGATTTTAGGAAGTCCCTGAAGAGTATCATCGCGAAGGAGAACATGTGCGTTAAGATCGTAGACGGGGTGCAGTGCTGGAAATACCTGGAGGGGCTGCCCGATCTGTTTGTCACTCTCTCGAacaattataaaatgaagtGGCAGCCACATTCGTATCTGTACAAGAAGGAAAGCTTTTGGTGCAAGGGCATAGAGAAACAGGTGAATAACAAACCCATATTAGGGCtaaccttttttaaaaacaggCAAGTTATTTTTGACATTCAGAAGAACCGCATTGGATTTGTTGATGCCAACTGTCCTTCTCACCCGACCCATACGAGACCGAGGACTTATAATGAGTACAAACGGAaggataatatttttttgaaaattccttttttttacctgtaTAGCCTGTTTGTCGTCTTCGCCCTGAGCGTGCTGCTCTCCCTGGTGTTCTACGTCAGGCGCCTCTACCACATGGAGTACAGCCCCCTCCCCTCCGAGGGCAAGGCGCCCGCGGATGCGTag